A window of Bacillota bacterium contains these coding sequences:
- a CDS encoding sulfonate ABC transporter, whose amino-acid sequence MENLDRTFDTCPSCGMEIPVTDDAFPGQRLDCRSCGAELTLTFLNDSPDLQLSASITDDDELERFIH is encoded by the coding sequence ATGGAGAATTTAGATCGAACCTTCGACACCTGCCCCAGCTGTGGAATGGAGATTCCGGTTACCGACGACGCCTTCCCAGGCCAAAGACTAGACTGCAGATCCTGTGGGGCTGAACTAACACTTACCTTCCTCAACGACTCTCCCGATTTGCAGCTGTCGGCGTCGATCACCGACGATGATGAACTGGAGCGGTTTATCCATTGA